The following proteins come from a genomic window of Solea solea chromosome 3, fSolSol10.1, whole genome shotgun sequence:
- the LOC131456900 gene encoding ladderlectin-like, whose translation MKSVILLMVAMVTLTRAEELKTDVIKEKPGNKTAPSAQQREILSPEEINVLSTGWTNLDRRRFLVVPFPMTWANAERNCQLLGGNLASIHSVTEYRRVQQLILTVTGLFPHTWLGGSDAQQEGTWFWSDGSLFRFNHWCPGQPDNYMSSHCLVMNFGDEKKFDDQLCLNERISVCSRD comes from the exons ATGAAGTCTGTGATTCTACtcatggttgccatggtgactcTGACCAGAGCTGAGGAGCTGAAGACTGACG TTATCAAAGAAAAACCTGGAAACAAAACTGCACCGTCGGCTCAACAAA gggaAATTTTGTCCCCCGAGGAGATCAACGTTCTTTCCACTGGTTGGACGAACCTCGACCGGCGCCGTTTTCTTGTCGTCCCGTTTCCGATGACCTGGGCCAACGCTGAG AGGAACTGTCAGTTACTGGGTGGAAACCTCGCCTCCATTCACAGCGTCACTGAATACAGGAGGGTTCAGCAGTTGATCCTGACAGTCACCGGCTTGTTTCCTCACACGTGGCTCGGAGGCTCTGACGCACAACAG GAAGGAACCTGGTTCTGGAGCGACGGCTCCCTTTTCAGGTTCAACCACTGGTGTCCAGGACAACCTGACAACTACATGTCCTCACACTGTCTGGTCATGAACTTCGGAG aTGAGAAGAAATTTGACGACCAGCTTTGTCTCAACGAGAGAATTTCCGTCTGCTCCAGAGACTGA